TCATTTACATGTTtccttaaatgtttatatttcctctttaagatttAGCACTGGTTCATAAGAccaaacataaaaccagactgagaaagaaactaaaTGGTGCAAGATGGAGTTCTTCACACTGAAAGGTGTTCAACCTTTCAGTTGATCTCATCTAGTTGATGAGAaaatgcgtgtgtttgtgtgtttgtgtgtgtgtgtgtgtgtgtgtgtgtgtatttataccaaaataatgtgtgtatgtgtgtgtgtatttataccaAAATAATATGTATTATTTAATCCCAGCTTGAGgaaatatataagcatataaCAATGTCCGGGTGTGCAATTCCAGAATGTTAGCAGTAGCTGTAGAGTAGGATACAAGTTTCTGGATCTCTAAACATGATAGGACAACCCAGGCCTCCTGGGTTACTGCATGTGTTAACGAGTATGAATGATGGTGGCCAAGGAAATTAGTTGTTTCCAGGAGACTTGTGAATAGTAAGAGTGGTACTGGGCCTGCTGTAGAAAGAATGTATTCCCTGAAGCTGGTCACTTCTCTGAAGGGATCGTGACCTTTGCTTCTCAGGTAAATTTTCTGAAGGGGCTGTAACCTCAGGGGAGAGGAAACTCATCCTAGAGATGTAATCTCTCACCTTTACCATGGCTCTCACTGGTCTTCATACCCTGGCTTTAGCAGGAAGAgagggccaggcatggtagcacacgcctttaatcccagcaaggaggcagatctctgaatgccAGGGCTGCATAAGAGACCGTGGCTGGGGTGAGTGGAGGCAGACTATTGTATATGTTTAGCATAAAGCCCTGGCATCCACTTGGAGGCTGTTTTGTAGGCTTGGCGTCCATGGAGAGTATTCTTTAGGAGCAAGGTTAACAGCTCTGTGAGAGCATTTTCTGTAGGGTTGGTGAAGGGCGCAGGGAGCttttagtgtctgtgtgtctaatGGGGAGAGAGATTTGCAGGCAGTTCTATCCTTCACCTAAAACAGTCACAGAAACATAAGTAGTACGTAATCCTTCTGATAGACTGGCGTCTGTTATCTAACGTAAAAACAAATGCGTAACAGAAGCCAGGCTGCCTGCCAGGTTAGAGCACGTGACAGAGCAGGAAGGATTTGTTTCTAGCTTCACAGGGAAAACCATTCATCTGAAAACTACTTTGCAGCCTTTGTCGGTTTTTATGTTATGTAACTATTTTACATTTAGTAGGTTATCTGAGTTTAAGatactaatatttttctttatcatttgtaGGTTTCTAGAGCGACTGTTTGAGCgacatataaagaaaaataaacatcatTTGGAGGAGGTTGGTCTTTCTTTGGAATTTAATGTTTTTCTATTCTCTAAAAgaatatgttttatttaaaataggcACTTTCTGCCTTGTGCTTTTTATGAGGGGAAAGGGGCAGGACTGGGAGAGTGTGATCATGAGACTAGCAGCGCTGCAGATAGAGTTCAGTTTTAATAGTGTAGCGAATGTAACGACCCTCAGAATTGCTTTCCCCCCAATTCTAGGGAAAGATGCGCTACCTGCTGCATGGGCTGAAGGTTGACTTAGGCTGCATATCTGAGGAAGACCCAGCAAAGCAAAAACATTTCAGAATGTTGAATCAACTTCATTTTCAAAAGGCTCTGATTTCAAGAGAAAATGAGTTTGTAAGTGATGAAGAAACAGTGAGTCACCACGAGCGCCAGCAGTACCAGGAGGCCCTGGACATGCTGTCGGCTGTGCCGAAGGACGAAAACAAGATGTTCTCTTTACCGGGCGAATTTTTAATACCCGCCCATAAAGTCAAGCATTCAGAGGGTGTTATAATTCAACAGGTCAATGACGAAACAGATAATGAAGCCTCACCCTGGAATGAAAACAATCCAAGTGTTTCTGATAGTGTAATAGACCAGGAAACCTCTGTGGATGTCATTGAAGGTGACAGTGACTTTGAAAGGGCTGAGACTTCCAGGGAACTCTGTTGTCTGAGCACATCACTGTCCCCATCTGGTCCATTCCCCAGCATCAATGGTGGCAGTAATCATGGTAAGGAATTATCGACTCTACGAATCATGGGAATGAGCATTGAAGACTGACCTCTGGATCTACATTAATAAACACTCCATGTGGCCAGTAACTCAAtattacttttcttctttttttttgtcccctTTTACATATTAAGATTTCTGTAATTTCAATGCTATGTAATAAATTACCACAATTTTAGTGTCTTGAAACACCACATATTTATTATTGCTCTCATATTGCTATGGTTCAAGAATTGAAACACAGAGTGATGGGGTCAAAAGCTACAGTCCAGGTGGTATTCAGGGCTGTGATGGCATCAGGAGGCTCGACTGGGGGAGAAACTGCTTCCATGCTACAGTT
The nucleotide sequence above comes from Mus musculus strain C57BL/6J chromosome 12, GRCm38.p6 C57BL/6J. Encoded proteins:
- the Spata7 gene encoding spermatogenesis-associated protein 7 homolog isoform 3 (isoform 3 is encoded by transcript variant 3); the encoded protein is MDGSRRVRATSVLPRYSPPCLFTGHLSTKSNAFCTDSSSLRLSTLQLVKNHMAIHYNKILSAKAAVDCSIPVSVNTSIKYADQQRREKLRKELARCEKEFKLSKSAMQTNSKMNSKFFVNSLQKVPNYTRNGAEDKIAPLPSQGQNLAWDSIQDGILQQSSERASCKLSTEFSPDSKIYSDEEELLYLSFMENVTDEILKLGLFSNRFLERLFERHIKKNKHHLEEGKMRYLLHGLKVDLGCISEEDPAKQKHFRMLNQLHFQKALISRENEFVSDEETVSHHERQQYQEALDMLSAVPKDENKMFSLPGEFLIPAHKVKHSEGVIIQQVNDETDNEASPWNENNPSVSDSVIDQETSVDVIEGDSDFERAETSRELCCLSTSLSPSGPFPSINGGSNHGKELSTLRIMGMSIED